The Flavobacteriales bacterium genomic sequence CAGGTGATACACGCCATCCGCAAAGCTTTCGGAGATGATATGTACGATGCCGGAGGCGCCCTCGACCGGATACGCATGGCGGAAGTGGTGTTCAACGATCCGGTAAAACTGGAAGCCCTCAACGCCATCATTCATCCTGCCGTGGCCCGTGATTTTAATGCATGGTTGAAGTTGAACAGCCATGTGCCTTATGTGGTGAAGGAAGCGGCCATCCTCTTTGAAAGTGGTGCATACAGGCAGGTTGATCGTGCGGTAACGGTAAGTGCCCCCGAGTCCTTGCGCATTCAACGCGTGACCGAACGTGACCACACCGATGAAGCGCACGTACGCAACCGCATGCGCAACCAATGGAACGATGATCAGCGGGAGGAAAAAGCCGATGACGTGATCGTTAACGACGGCAGTACGATGTTGCTGCCACAGATCCTCAAGATCCATGAAAATATTATCCGCCTCTCAAACAAGGGAAGTTGACGCCTAT encodes the following:
- a CDS encoding dephospho-CoA kinase produces the protein MIKVGLTGGIGSGKSLVAHVFSLLGAPVYQADEAGRRLTASDPQVIHAIRKAFGDDMYDAGGALDRIRMAEVVFNDPVKLEALNAIIHPAVARDFNAWLKLNSHVPYVVKEAAILFESGAYRQVDRAVTVSAPESLRIQRVTERDHTDEAHVRNRMRNQWNDDQREEKADDVIVNDGSTMLLPQILKIHENIIRLSNKGS